In one Hymenobacter sp. DG25B genomic region, the following are encoded:
- a CDS encoding c-type cytochrome encodes MVFLTNPSSVRSLVLAAAILAGAATFSACGSNEKPAEETTASEGNIYESEAGKEAMAKADAEKAGGEIFTAEQVKLSPTIDKEKAAKGKGLAELKCQSCHSMGTNRVVGPGWANITERRKPEWIMNMVVHTDKMLETDPEAQKMLEQCLVRMPNQGLSETEGREVLEYMRTLVAKN; translated from the coding sequence ATGGTATTTTTAACAAACCCCTCCTCGGTCCGCTCACTGGTGCTGGCGGCTGCCATTCTAGCTGGTGCTGCCACCTTTAGTGCCTGTGGTAGCAACGAAAAACCGGCCGAGGAAACCACGGCCAGCGAAGGCAACATTTATGAATCGGAGGCCGGCAAAGAGGCCATGGCCAAGGCCGATGCGGAAAAGGCCGGCGGGGAGATTTTCACGGCGGAGCAAGTAAAGCTGAGCCCCACCATAGATAAGGAGAAGGCCGCCAAAGGCAAGGGCCTGGCGGAGCTGAAATGTCAGTCTTGCCACAGCATGGGCACCAACCGCGTGGTAGGACCAGGCTGGGCCAACATCACGGAGCGCCGCAAGCCGGAATGGATTATGAACATGGTGGTGCACACCGACAAAATGCTGGAAACCGACCCCGAGGCGCAGAAAATGCTGGAACAGTGCCTGGTGCGCATGCCTAACCAGGGACTCTCGGAAACGGAAGGCCGCGAGGTGCTGGAGTACATGCGCACGCTGGTTGCCAAGAATTAA
- a CDS encoding cupin domain-containing protein yields the protein MDTMTTLSEVLNLLKKEGYTVDFNLQDSCLMCHGNSLQLHPEEFLVDKHYRFEGNSDPGDEAVVYAISSDKHQLKGTLVNGYGMYSETLTDELVKALQEHNPATHTQTTGPDAAEKSNEATPRRPAGSRVLNASLLTLDLTQAREQIKQEPAWQTSDRNALTLFKADGMRLVLMALHEGATLKTHTAPGIICVQVLEGLLDFRTAAQAVELRPGELLTLQAGIPHRVEALEEAVFLLTLAAAGKGK from the coding sequence ATGGATACCATGACCACCCTTTCCGAAGTGCTGAATCTCCTGAAAAAGGAAGGCTATACCGTTGATTTTAATTTGCAGGACAGCTGCCTGATGTGCCACGGCAACTCCCTGCAATTGCATCCGGAAGAGTTTTTGGTGGACAAGCATTATCGTTTCGAAGGCAATTCCGACCCGGGTGATGAAGCCGTGGTGTACGCCATTTCCTCCGACAAGCACCAGCTAAAAGGCACCCTGGTAAATGGCTACGGTATGTACAGCGAAACCCTGACGGATGAGCTGGTAAAAGCCCTGCAGGAGCACAACCCGGCAACCCATACCCAAACCACTGGCCCGGATGCGGCCGAAAAATCGAACGAGGCCACGCCCCGGCGCCCGGCCGGCAGCCGCGTGCTGAATGCCTCCCTGTTAACCTTGGATCTGACCCAGGCCCGGGAGCAGATAAAGCAGGAACCCGCCTGGCAAACCAGTGACCGGAATGCCCTCACGCTTTTTAAAGCGGATGGGATGCGCCTGGTCCTGATGGCGCTGCACGAAGGTGCCACGCTAAAAACCCATACCGCTCCCGGCATTATCTGCGTGCAGGTGCTGGAAGGACTGCTGGATTTCCGCACGGCAGCGCAGGCCGTAGAGCTGCGGCCAGGTGAGCTGCTAACGCTGCAGGCGGGTATTCCGCACCGGGTGGAGGCGCTGGAGGAGGCTGTTTTTCTGCTGACCCTGGCGGCGGCCGGGAAAGGAAAGTAG
- a CDS encoding TatD family hydrolase produces the protein MFFIDPHVHMTSRTTDDYEAMRQAGVVAVIEPAFWMGQPRTRVGTFQDYYSHLIGFERFRASQFGIKHYCTIGLNSKEANNEALAEEVMELLPLFVCKEGVVGVGEIGYDDQTAAEDKYYRLQLELAREVNLPVQIHTPHRDKKKGTLRSMEVALEHGLDPAMVIVDHNNEETVQDVLERGFWAAFTIYPHTKMGNERMTEIVKHYGPEHIFINSAADWGISDPLAVPKTAQLMLERGIPAETVHLVTYQNALAAFSQSGQMQESDWLNDRLIDQSLKFSGNSILRGGQTPKIEADPTIIR, from the coding sequence ATGTTCTTTATCGACCCCCACGTGCACATGACCTCCCGCACCACCGATGACTACGAAGCCATGCGCCAGGCGGGAGTAGTGGCCGTTATTGAGCCGGCCTTCTGGATGGGGCAGCCCCGCACCCGGGTAGGTACTTTTCAGGATTACTACAGTCATCTGATTGGCTTTGAGCGGTTTCGGGCCAGTCAGTTCGGCATTAAGCACTACTGCACCATCGGTCTGAACTCTAAAGAAGCCAACAACGAGGCCCTGGCCGAAGAGGTGATGGAACTGCTGCCGCTGTTTGTGTGCAAAGAAGGCGTGGTGGGCGTGGGCGAAATAGGCTACGACGACCAAACCGCCGCCGAGGATAAATACTACCGCCTGCAGCTGGAGCTGGCCCGGGAGGTAAACCTGCCGGTGCAGATTCACACCCCCCACCGGGATAAAAAGAAGGGTACCCTGCGCAGCATGGAGGTAGCCCTGGAGCACGGGCTGGATCCGGCCATGGTGATTGTAGACCACAACAACGAAGAAACCGTGCAGGATGTGCTGGAGCGCGGTTTCTGGGCGGCCTTCACCATTTACCCGCATACCAAGATGGGCAACGAGCGGATGACTGAAATTGTGAAGCACTACGGCCCGGAGCACATTTTCATCAACAGCGCCGCCGACTGGGGCATCAGTGACCCCCTGGCCGTTCCTAAAACCGCCCAACTGATGCTGGAACGCGGCATTCCCGCCGAAACTGTGCACTTGGTTACCTACCAGAATGCCCTGGCAGCATTCAGCCAAAGCGGGCAGATGCAGGAAAGTGACTGGCTCAATGACCGGCTGATTGATCAGAGCCTCAAATTCTCCGGCAACTCCATTCTGCGGGGCGGGCAAACCCCCAAAATCGAGGCAGATCCTACCATCATCCGCTAG
- the eboC gene encoding UbiA-like protein EboC (EboC, a homolog the polyprenyltransferase UbiA, belongs to system of proteins involved in the trafficking of precursor metabolites to an extracytoplasmic compartment so that the biosynthesis of certain natural products, such as scytonemin, can be completed.): MNRFFAHLILMRPANIITAIADILLGFAASGSVQLLLQNNSAGAAHPLLRVLFWLVAATIGLYGGGVVFNDVFDADLDRVERPERPIPSGAASRRSAALLGTLLLAGGVAAAFQVSATSGLIAALVALLALVYDAIGKKQPILGPLNMGACRGGNLLLGLSAVPAAVSAYWYLALLPVVYIAAITAISRGEVHGGDKRILLGSLGLYSLVIGSVLVLMRLPQINGLYIVPFLALFSYLIFPPLLRAIASLKPLDIRRAVKAGIMALIMLDATLAAGFAGWWYGLLVLALFPVSVLLARVFAVT; encoded by the coding sequence ATGAACCGGTTTTTTGCCCACCTCATTCTCATGCGCCCCGCCAATATTATCACGGCCATTGCGGATATCCTGCTCGGTTTTGCCGCCTCGGGCTCCGTTCAGTTGCTGCTGCAAAATAATTCGGCTGGGGCTGCGCACCCCCTGCTGCGCGTGCTGTTCTGGCTGGTGGCGGCTACCATTGGCCTGTACGGCGGTGGGGTGGTGTTTAATGACGTGTTTGACGCGGACCTGGACCGGGTGGAGCGGCCCGAGCGGCCTATTCCCAGCGGCGCTGCCAGCCGCCGGAGCGCTGCACTGCTGGGCACCCTGCTGCTGGCCGGCGGCGTGGCCGCGGCCTTTCAGGTTTCCGCCACCAGTGGCCTGATTGCCGCTCTGGTGGCGCTGCTGGCCTTGGTTTATGATGCCATCGGAAAAAAACAGCCCATTCTGGGGCCGCTGAATATGGGGGCCTGCCGTGGTGGCAACTTATTGTTGGGGCTTAGTGCTGTTCCCGCCGCGGTATCGGCCTACTGGTATCTGGCCTTGCTGCCGGTGGTGTACATAGCGGCCATCACGGCCATCAGTAGGGGCGAGGTGCACGGCGGTGATAAAAGGATATTACTGGGGTCGTTGGGATTGTATAGTCTGGTGATTGGCAGTGTGCTGGTGCTGATGCGGTTGCCGCAGATCAACGGCTTATATATCGTGCCCTTTCTGGCCCTGTTCAGCTACCTGATTTTTCCGCCCCTGCTCCGGGCTATTGCTTCCTTAAAGCCCCTGGATATCCGGCGGGCGGTGAAAGCCGGCATCATGGCCCTGATTATGCTGGATGCTACGCTGGCCGCCGGGTTTGCCGGCTGGTGGTACGGGCTCCTTGTGCTGGCCTTGTTTCCGGTATCGGTGCTGCTGGCCCGGGTGTTTGCCGTTACCTAG
- a CDS encoding imelysin family protein, translating to MFKGKTLVTASALFLALAAGCDSKEDTAPASEYDRAAMLTNYSNNLIVPGYTALNTETTQLKAAIDAFVAAPGEATLASARAELQQAYTAWQMVSGYEFGPAEQQMLRTNLNIYPATTSTIESNISAGSYDLESSANLSAKGFPALDYLLYSDASATAVIARFVAQSNRGRYLQDVAANINTRVGATTAGWQSYTATFQKSEGTAVGSAVGNLVNQLNSDIDMTKRAKVGIPSGRFTAGTAQPTKVEAYYSGLSLPLLKSSLQAEKAMFLGQNAAGANGLGLDDYLDHVGAKYNNEALSAAIAKKFDEAIAATDAVQGPLSQAVTTQPQAVGAVYQKLQELIVLTKTDMPAALGVSITYTDNDGD from the coding sequence ATGTTTAAAGGAAAAACGCTGGTAACTGCTTCCGCCCTGTTCCTGGCGCTGGCAGCCGGCTGCGACTCGAAAGAGGATACGGCTCCCGCCTCGGAGTACGACCGGGCAGCCATGCTGACCAACTATAGCAACAACCTGATTGTGCCGGGCTATACAGCCCTGAATACGGAAACCACGCAGCTGAAAGCCGCCATAGATGCCTTTGTGGCGGCCCCCGGCGAAGCTACGCTGGCCAGCGCCCGTGCCGAGCTGCAGCAGGCCTACACCGCCTGGCAGATGGTGAGCGGCTACGAGTTTGGCCCCGCCGAGCAACAGATGCTCCGCACCAACCTGAACATTTATCCCGCCACTACCAGCACCATTGAGAGCAACATCTCAGCGGGCAGCTATGATCTGGAGTCGTCGGCTAACCTCTCGGCCAAGGGCTTCCCGGCGCTGGATTACCTATTGTATTCTGATGCCAGCGCCACGGCCGTAATTGCCCGTTTTGTGGCCCAGAGCAACCGGGGCCGCTATCTGCAGGATGTTGCTGCCAATATCAATACCCGCGTAGGTGCCACCACTGCCGGCTGGCAGAGCTACACCGCTACCTTCCAAAAGTCGGAGGGCACGGCGGTAGGCTCGGCCGTGGGCAACCTGGTCAATCAGCTGAACTCGGATATTGATATGACCAAGCGGGCCAAAGTGGGGATTCCCTCCGGCCGCTTCACGGCGGGTACCGCGCAGCCTACCAAAGTAGAAGCCTATTACAGCGGCCTTTCGCTGCCCCTGCTGAAGTCTTCTTTGCAGGCGGAAAAAGCCATGTTTCTGGGGCAGAACGCCGCCGGCGCCAACGGACTGGGCCTGGACGACTACCTGGACCACGTAGGCGCCAAATACAACAACGAGGCACTTTCCGCGGCTATTGCCAAGAAGTTTGATGAGGCCATTGCCGCTACTGATGCCGTGCAGGGTCCGCTTTCCCAGGCCGTAACCACCCAGCCGCAGGCCGTGGGCGCCGTGTACCAGAAGCTGCAGGAGCTGATTGTGCTGACCAAAACCGATATGCCCGCCGCGCTGGGCGTTTCCATCACCTATACTGATAACGACGGCGACTAA
- a CDS encoding EboA domain-containing protein yields MPSESYQNYLLTILAARLPEAGLAWLQNQLAGLASEKAFYLAFSMAPRFVGKIPLSLTAAELEQAQQLRPGFQPASWTMEQAARTLLLLRAPHQTPADYTAILNRLASAADLCEVATLYAALPLLPYPETHVKRAAEGVRTTMTQVFDAVALNNPYPHDYLPTEAWNQMILKAVFNVRPLHRIYGLDHRHNAALAQMLVDYAHERWAAGRTLTPEVWRLVSPHLTLQYMPDIQRLLLSANTLEKQAAALALIESDLPMARELLRQHPEMKDSITDGACTWQSIGEKAYAS; encoded by the coding sequence ATGCCATCAGAATCTTATCAAAATTACCTGCTGACTATTCTGGCGGCCCGGCTACCGGAAGCAGGGCTGGCCTGGCTACAAAACCAGCTGGCTGGTCTGGCTTCCGAAAAGGCATTTTATCTGGCTTTCAGCATGGCGCCGCGCTTTGTGGGCAAAATCCCTCTTAGCCTGACGGCGGCGGAGCTTGAGCAGGCCCAGCAGCTGCGCCCCGGGTTCCAGCCCGCCTCCTGGACGATGGAGCAGGCCGCCCGCACGCTACTCCTGTTGCGCGCCCCGCACCAAACCCCTGCTGACTACACGGCCATTCTAAACCGGCTTGCCTCCGCGGCCGACCTGTGCGAAGTAGCCACCCTCTACGCGGCCCTGCCGCTGCTGCCTTACCCGGAAACCCACGTGAAGCGCGCCGCCGAGGGCGTGCGCACCACCATGACGCAGGTGTTTGATGCCGTGGCCTTGAATAATCCCTATCCCCACGACTACCTGCCCACGGAAGCCTGGAATCAGATGATTCTGAAAGCGGTATTTAACGTGCGGCCTCTGCACCGAATTTACGGCCTGGACCACCGCCACAACGCCGCCCTGGCCCAAATGCTGGTGGATTACGCCCACGAGCGTTGGGCCGCCGGCCGCACGCTCACGCCGGAGGTGTGGCGCCTGGTAAGTCCGCATCTCACCCTGCAGTACATGCCCGATATTCAGCGGCTGCTGTTGAGCGCTAATACGTTGGAAAAACAGGCAGCGGCCCTGGCTTTAATAGAAAGCGACCTGCCTATGGCCCGGGAGCTGCTGCGGCAGCATCCGGAAATGAAGGATTCCATCACCGATGGCGCCTGCACCTGGCAAAGCATCGGCGAAAAAGCTTACGCTTCCTGA
- a CDS encoding 3-dehydroquinate synthase, producing the protein MSTQSLQQQFQVTFSYTVHFTEGLFQADNPLLAEVLSQDGSEGPRKVFFVLDSGVVDHRPGLEAEILRYVDAHAAVLRLSGPITIIPGGEQCKNEPALLQQLLEAVDTYHIDRHSYIIGLGGGAVLDLVGYVASVAHRGIRHIRIPTTVLSQNDSGIGVKNSVNAFGKKNFLGNFTPPYAVLNDAQFLLTLEDRDWRGGIAEALKVGLIKDATFFRFIQENASRLAARHLPTMQYLIHRCAELHLQHIAGPDPFEQGSSRPLDFGHWSAHKLEQLSHFRLRHGEAVAIGIALDSTYSCLQGRLSGAELEQILDVIRTLGFALYAPEMAEQLEDATHPQSLLRGLQEFREHLGGCLTVMLLEKIGRGVEVHEMDNALLMEAVRQLREYQPAVIC; encoded by the coding sequence ATGTCTACTCAGTCCTTGCAGCAGCAGTTCCAGGTTACCTTCTCTTACACGGTTCATTTCACCGAAGGGCTGTTTCAGGCGGATAACCCGTTGCTGGCGGAGGTGCTGAGCCAGGATGGGAGCGAAGGGCCGCGCAAGGTTTTCTTTGTGCTGGATAGTGGCGTGGTAGACCACCGGCCCGGGCTGGAAGCCGAGATTCTACGCTACGTGGATGCCCACGCGGCCGTGCTGCGCCTGAGTGGCCCCATCACTATTATTCCCGGGGGCGAGCAGTGTAAAAATGAGCCGGCCCTGCTGCAGCAGCTTCTGGAAGCCGTGGACACCTATCATATAGACCGGCACTCCTATATAATAGGGCTGGGCGGCGGCGCGGTGTTAGACCTGGTAGGCTACGTGGCTTCCGTGGCGCACCGCGGCATCCGGCACATCCGCATCCCCACCACGGTTTTGTCGCAGAACGACTCCGGTATCGGCGTGAAAAACAGCGTCAACGCCTTCGGTAAAAAGAATTTCCTGGGCAATTTCACCCCGCCCTACGCCGTGCTCAATGATGCCCAATTTCTCCTGACGCTGGAGGACCGCGACTGGCGGGGCGGCATTGCGGAGGCCCTGAAAGTGGGGCTGATAAAGGACGCTACTTTCTTTCGCTTCATTCAGGAAAACGCCTCCCGGCTGGCAGCCCGCCACCTGCCCACCATGCAGTACCTCATTCACCGCTGCGCCGAGCTGCACCTGCAGCACATTGCCGGCCCCGACCCTTTTGAGCAGGGCTCTTCCCGCCCCCTTGATTTTGGCCATTGGTCGGCGCATAAGCTGGAGCAATTGAGCCATTTCCGCCTCCGCCACGGCGAGGCCGTGGCTATCGGCATTGCCCTGGACTCTACCTATTCCTGCCTCCAGGGGCGCCTGAGCGGTGCCGAGCTGGAGCAGATTCTGGACGTAATCCGCACGCTGGGCTTTGCGCTGTACGCCCCCGAAATGGCGGAGCAGCTGGAGGATGCCACGCATCCGCAGAGCCTGCTGCGGGGGCTGCAGGAATTTCGGGAGCACCTGGGAGGCTGCCTGACGGTGATGCTGCTGGAGAAAATAGGCCGGGGCGTGGAGGTGCACGAAATGGATAACGCGCTGCTGATGGAAGCCGTGCGGCAGCTTCGCGAGTATCAGCCCGCGGTAATTTGCTGA
- a CDS encoding DUF4856 domain-containing protein, with amino-acid sequence MRKPAVLLLTSLVAAFSFSSCDKDSQEDPTPQYDIPTTYNFQNVSYSGQQTRIAMLDEIGTYIRTGNTGAVLDAQQLKDMYANVNSRFSTAELNTSGKQLKDKTLSTVQAEYEGYFDGVATASLMGTMPAMNGHAGILTSADGAKKYLVDANGMELGQLISKGLMGAVFFNQAVEGYLTDEKIGNSVDNATVTAGEGTAMEHHWDEAFGYFGSPIDFPANDKGLKYWANYSNQVNPALGSNKTMMDAFLKGRAAISNKDMKGKAEAAATLRSEWERIVAASAIHELNAAKGVVADQALKSHYLSEARGFVKSLQYKSDRRISDTVHSQVLAKIGTNLYNTTGADIVAAIDLLSTAYSFDPIKGQI; translated from the coding sequence ATGCGTAAGCCTGCTGTTCTTCTCCTTACTTCTCTCGTGGCCGCTTTCTCTTTTAGCTCCTGCGACAAGGATTCCCAGGAAGACCCCACGCCCCAGTACGACATTCCGACGACCTACAATTTTCAGAACGTAAGCTACTCCGGCCAGCAGACGCGCATAGCCATGCTAGATGAGATTGGCACCTATATCAGAACCGGTAACACCGGCGCTGTTTTGGATGCCCAGCAGCTGAAGGATATGTATGCCAACGTGAACAGCCGCTTTTCTACCGCGGAGCTGAACACCTCGGGCAAGCAACTGAAAGACAAAACCCTTTCTACTGTGCAGGCCGAGTACGAAGGCTATTTTGACGGCGTAGCTACCGCCAGCCTAATGGGCACCATGCCCGCCATGAACGGCCATGCTGGTATTCTGACCTCTGCCGATGGCGCCAAGAAATACCTGGTGGACGCCAATGGGATGGAGCTGGGCCAGCTAATTTCCAAGGGCCTGATGGGTGCCGTGTTCTTTAACCAGGCGGTGGAAGGCTACCTCACAGATGAGAAAATTGGCAATTCCGTAGATAATGCCACCGTAACCGCGGGCGAAGGCACCGCCATGGAGCACCATTGGGATGAGGCCTTCGGCTACTTTGGCTCACCTATTGACTTTCCTGCCAACGATAAGGGCCTGAAGTACTGGGCTAACTACAGCAACCAGGTTAATCCGGCGCTGGGTTCTAATAAAACCATGATGGATGCCTTCCTGAAAGGCCGCGCTGCCATCAGCAACAAGGACATGAAGGGCAAAGCCGAAGCCGCCGCCACCCTCCGCTCGGAATGGGAGCGGATAGTAGCTGCCTCGGCCATTCATGAGCTGAACGCTGCCAAAGGCGTAGTAGCCGACCAGGCCCTGAAAAGCCACTACCTCTCCGAGGCCCGCGGCTTTGTGAAGAGCCTGCAGTACAAGTCAGACCGCCGCATCAGCGACACTGTTCACAGCCAGGTGCTGGCCAAAATCGGCACTAACCTTTACAATACCACCGGCGCCGATATCGTAGCGGCCATTGATTTGCTGAGCACGGCCTATAGCTTTGACCCTATTAAAGGGCAGATCTAG
- a CDS encoding group III truncated hemoglobin, with product MENPILSDISTQEDIRRLIDAFYTVVRQDALLGPVFAARIPDGHWPTHLDTMTRFWTAALLAQPAGYRGNPGAKHLYLPIEKEHFQRWLQLFEQTVDKMFAGENATEIKLRALKMGELFQAKISMARQGGLSIL from the coding sequence ATGGAGAATCCCATTTTATCCGACATCAGCACCCAGGAAGATATCCGCCGGCTGATTGATGCTTTTTACACCGTGGTGCGCCAGGATGCGCTGCTGGGCCCCGTTTTCGCGGCCCGCATTCCCGATGGCCACTGGCCCACCCACCTCGATACCATGACGCGCTTCTGGACGGCCGCCCTCCTGGCGCAGCCCGCCGGCTACCGCGGCAACCCCGGCGCCAAGCACCTGTATCTGCCCATCGAAAAAGAGCACTTCCAGCGCTGGCTCCAGCTATTTGAGCAAACCGTGGACAAAATGTTTGCCGGAGAAAATGCCACCGAAATCAAGCTGCGCGCCCTGAAAATGGGCGAGCTATTTCAGGCCAAGATTAGCATGGCCCGCCAGGGCGGCCTCTCTATTCTGTAA
- the nirK gene encoding copper-containing nitrite reductase yields the protein MLFNIELPKARIGLLATALSASALLFSCQENAQSKDSDTDVVNLDAPLTGTVTAELTDAPLVPKPLTYNTPKKVLVELEVIEKVMKISDETEYTFWTFGGHVPGKFIRVRVGDLVDFTLKNAPNSKVVHNIDLHAVNGPGGGAEATSTAPGQSSNFQFRVLQPGLYVYHCATGPVGMHIANGMYGMILVEPAEGLPKVDREFYLMQGDFYTKGKFEEKGLQGFDEEKAIKEQADYVLFNGRVRSTTGKNALQANVGETVRLFVGNGGPNLVSSFHAIGEIFDNVYMEGGAAVNHNVQTTLIPAGGSSIVEMSLQVPGVLNLVDHSIYRAFNKGAIAQIKVSGKENPAVFKSNK from the coding sequence ATGCTTTTCAATATAGAACTACCCAAAGCCCGCATCGGCCTGCTGGCTACCGCTCTGTCGGCGTCAGCGCTTCTGTTTTCCTGTCAGGAAAATGCCCAAAGCAAGGACTCTGATACTGATGTGGTCAATCTGGATGCTCCACTAACCGGCACCGTAACCGCGGAGCTCACCGATGCCCCGCTGGTGCCCAAGCCCCTCACCTACAACACGCCCAAAAAGGTGCTGGTAGAGCTGGAGGTGATTGAGAAAGTGATGAAGATTTCCGACGAGACGGAATACACTTTCTGGACCTTCGGGGGCCACGTACCCGGCAAATTCATTCGGGTGCGGGTCGGCGACCTGGTCGACTTCACCCTGAAAAATGCCCCCAACAGCAAAGTGGTGCATAACATTGACCTGCATGCCGTGAACGGCCCCGGCGGCGGCGCCGAGGCCACCAGCACGGCCCCGGGGCAAAGCTCCAACTTTCAGTTTCGGGTGCTGCAGCCCGGCCTCTATGTGTACCACTGCGCTACCGGCCCCGTGGGCATGCACATTGCCAACGGTATGTACGGTATGATTCTGGTGGAGCCCGCCGAGGGCCTGCCTAAAGTAGACCGGGAGTTTTACCTGATGCAGGGCGACTTCTACACCAAAGGCAAGTTTGAGGAAAAAGGCCTGCAAGGCTTTGATGAAGAAAAAGCCATAAAGGAGCAAGCCGACTATGTGCTGTTTAATGGCCGCGTACGCTCTACCACCGGCAAAAATGCCCTGCAGGCCAACGTAGGCGAAACCGTGCGGCTGTTTGTGGGGAATGGTGGGCCTAACCTGGTTTCCTCCTTCCACGCTATTGGCGAAATATTCGACAACGTGTACATGGAAGGCGGCGCGGCCGTGAACCATAACGTGCAAACCACGCTTATTCCGGCAGGCGGCTCCAGCATCGTAGAGATGTCGCTGCAGGTGCCAGGCGTGCTGAACCTGGTAGACCACTCCATTTACCGGGCGTTTAACAAAGGCGCCATTGCCCAGATTAAAGTAAGCGGCAAAGAAAATCCGGCAGTTTTCAAGTCGAATAAGTAA
- a CDS encoding formylglycine-generating enzyme family protein: MKHFLFLILLLTASAGALTHPGAPKGKPMHTVPKGVYEPFFRTVANRPVPVAAFRLDEYAVTNAEFVEFVKKNPAWRRSRVNRLFADKNYLHHWATDTTLGPANARLLQAPVVSVSWFAAQAYCRWKGKRLPTVAEWEVAGNGRPRNMQFASLTDYILDWYKRPNPEVLPPVKSTYVNQYGLYDMHGLIWEWTFDFNSFVGSTDSRGNTTDEVQAFCAAGALNVKDKTDYAGYMRFGYRGSLKGNFCIQNLGFRCAKSI; encoded by the coding sequence ATGAAGCATTTTCTTTTTCTGATTCTACTGCTTACTGCTTCGGCCGGGGCCCTGACGCATCCTGGTGCGCCTAAGGGGAAACCCATGCATACCGTGCCGAAGGGCGTATATGAGCCCTTTTTCCGCACCGTGGCCAACCGCCCCGTGCCGGTAGCCGCCTTCCGGCTGGATGAGTATGCCGTGACCAATGCGGAGTTTGTGGAGTTTGTGAAAAAGAACCCTGCCTGGCGCCGGTCCCGGGTAAACCGGCTTTTCGCCGACAAAAACTACCTCCACCATTGGGCCACCGACACCACGCTGGGCCCGGCCAACGCGCGGCTGCTGCAGGCGCCGGTTGTCAGCGTTTCGTGGTTTGCCGCGCAGGCCTACTGCCGGTGGAAAGGCAAACGCCTGCCTACCGTGGCTGAGTGGGAAGTAGCCGGCAACGGCAGGCCCCGCAACATGCAGTTTGCCTCCCTCACCGACTATATTCTGGACTGGTACAAACGGCCCAACCCGGAGGTACTGCCCCCGGTGAAGTCTACCTATGTAAATCAGTATGGCCTGTACGATATGCACGGCCTGATCTGGGAATGGACCTTCGACTTCAACAGCTTTGTAGGCTCCACCGACTCCAGAGGCAATACCACCGACGAAGTGCAGGCATTCTGTGCTGCCGGTGCCCTCAATGTGAAAGACAAAACCGATTACGCCGGCTATATGCGCTTTGGCTACCGGGGCAGCCTAAAAGGCAACTTCTGCATTCAGAACCTGGGCTTCCGCTGCGCCAAAAGCATTTAA
- a CDS encoding SCO family protein — translation MKQTIRLALALLLLASCSPNKEEATVQSATTPAARPAAVLPPESVYQLPDTFQTQDKKPLVLKALAGKPTVLAMVFTNCGYACPRLTDDMKAIEAKLPADASRINYVLVSFDVARDTAEQLKKYATDKELGKNWVLLHGPEEAVRTLSVLLNVQYEKNADGNFSHANKIIVLDKNGVPRFHQEGLGVNPDETIRQIKTLLN, via the coding sequence ATGAAACAAACCATCCGGCTGGCATTGGCACTTCTGCTTCTGGCCAGCTGCAGCCCTAATAAGGAAGAGGCCACCGTGCAGTCGGCCACCACTCCGGCGGCCCGGCCAGCGGCAGTGCTGCCCCCGGAAAGCGTGTACCAGCTGCCTGACACTTTCCAGACCCAGGATAAAAAGCCGTTGGTGCTGAAGGCACTGGCCGGTAAGCCCACGGTGCTGGCCATGGTGTTTACCAATTGCGGCTACGCCTGCCCCCGCCTCACCGATGATATGAAAGCCATAGAAGCAAAGTTACCGGCAGATGCCAGCCGCATCAACTATGTGCTGGTGAGCTTTGATGTGGCCCGCGACACGGCCGAGCAGCTGAAAAAGTATGCTACTGATAAAGAGCTGGGCAAAAACTGGGTGCTGCTTCACGGGCCGGAAGAGGCAGTACGCACCTTATCAGTGCTGCTGAATGTGCAGTATGAAAAAAACGCCGACGGCAATTTCTCGCACGCCAACAAAATAATTGTGCTGGATAAAAACGGCGTGCCGCGCTTCCATCAGGAAGGCTTGGGCGTAAATCCGGACGAAACCATCCGGCAGATCAAAACCCTGCTGAACTGA